A single genomic interval of Eurosta solidaginis isolate ZX-2024a chromosome 3, ASM4086904v1, whole genome shotgun sequence harbors:
- the LOC137246499 gene encoding borealin-like isoform X1 — MPRTKVSKSTKRFRETSSCEEKLREFEASCDGYMYTLEAKGRSQIKAIEEKLYVLLLGTDSSVLQLKMGDLLAMNLTKLEDCKKFTNTLAVNNSGGLKPTSSRQLNPNDEGYLTEDSSNGGSGIGISTSIISAYRQSSIKQTQRGRTPGPLSSARARRPRRSRSVNDDLARVSTVKPTTSSSAVMDTHTSRSKMRTPTVSRSKALSADRSSQISGQQYSATISAQSPAAAFLRWPKPGEVVLSKCGSPVVAQVMPDKYANVNIPTRNGVFSLRPKKLEDLKSDIIDGIDQDTLNQIKTLHDNLNLIMKLADSNCASK, encoded by the exons atgccGCGAACAAAAGTTTCCAAGTCTACTAAACGCTTCCGTGAGACATCGAGTTGCGAGGAAAAGTTGCGTGAATTCGAGGCATCTTGCGATGGATATATGTATACGTTAGAAGCGAAGGGCAGATCACAAATAAAAGCTATTGAAGAGAAATTATATGTTTTGTTACTGGGTACAGATTCTAGTGTTTTGCAATTAAAAATGGGTGATCTATTGGCGATG AACTTGACTAAGCTCGAAGATTGCAAAAAATTCACTAACACATTAGCTGTCAACAACAGTGGTGGACTTAAACCTACTTCAAGTAGACAATTAAACCCAAATGATGAAG GTTACCTTACAGAGGATAGCTCAAACGGCGGGAGTGGAATTGGCATTTCTACGTCAATTATATCTGCATACAGGCAATCAAGTATAAAACAAACTCAACGGGGGCGTACTCCAGGGCCGCTAAGCTCAGCTCGAGCCAGACGCCCACGTCGCAGCCGCTCAGTTAACGATGATTTGGCACGAGTTTCAACTGTAAAACCTACTACAAGCTCTTCTGCTGTTATGGATACTCATACCTCTCGCAGCAAAATGCGTACACCGACGGTATCTCGTTCAAAGGCACTTAGCGCTGATCGCTCATCACAAATCTCTGGACAACAATACTCTGCCACAATATCAGCTCAGTCTCCGGCGGCTGCATTTCTACGTTGGCCTAAACCCGGTGAAGTTGTACTTTCTAAATGCGGAAGCCCAGTTGTAGCTCAAGT AATGCCAGATAAATATGCAAACGTGAACATTCCAACACGAAATGGTGTATTTTCTTTACGTCCAAAAAAGTTAGAGGACCTAAAATCAGACATAATTGATGGAATCGATCAAGATACATTGAATCAAATAAAAACTTTGCACGATAATCTTAATTTGATCATGAAATTAGCAGATAGCAACTGTGCATCAAAATAG
- the LOC137246499 gene encoding borealin-like isoform X2 — protein sequence MPRTKVSKSTKRFRETSSCEEKLREFEASCDGYMYTLEAKGRSQIKAIEEKLYVLLLGTDSSVLQLKMGDLLAMNLTKLEDCKKFTNTLAVNNSGGLKPTSSRQLNPNDEEDSSNGGSGIGISTSIISAYRQSSIKQTQRGRTPGPLSSARARRPRRSRSVNDDLARVSTVKPTTSSSAVMDTHTSRSKMRTPTVSRSKALSADRSSQISGQQYSATISAQSPAAAFLRWPKPGEVVLSKCGSPVVAQVMPDKYANVNIPTRNGVFSLRPKKLEDLKSDIIDGIDQDTLNQIKTLHDNLNLIMKLADSNCASK from the exons atgccGCGAACAAAAGTTTCCAAGTCTACTAAACGCTTCCGTGAGACATCGAGTTGCGAGGAAAAGTTGCGTGAATTCGAGGCATCTTGCGATGGATATATGTATACGTTAGAAGCGAAGGGCAGATCACAAATAAAAGCTATTGAAGAGAAATTATATGTTTTGTTACTGGGTACAGATTCTAGTGTTTTGCAATTAAAAATGGGTGATCTATTGGCGATG AACTTGACTAAGCTCGAAGATTGCAAAAAATTCACTAACACATTAGCTGTCAACAACAGTGGTGGACTTAAACCTACTTCAAGTAGACAATTAAACCCAAATGATGAAG AGGATAGCTCAAACGGCGGGAGTGGAATTGGCATTTCTACGTCAATTATATCTGCATACAGGCAATCAAGTATAAAACAAACTCAACGGGGGCGTACTCCAGGGCCGCTAAGCTCAGCTCGAGCCAGACGCCCACGTCGCAGCCGCTCAGTTAACGATGATTTGGCACGAGTTTCAACTGTAAAACCTACTACAAGCTCTTCTGCTGTTATGGATACTCATACCTCTCGCAGCAAAATGCGTACACCGACGGTATCTCGTTCAAAGGCACTTAGCGCTGATCGCTCATCACAAATCTCTGGACAACAATACTCTGCCACAATATCAGCTCAGTCTCCGGCGGCTGCATTTCTACGTTGGCCTAAACCCGGTGAAGTTGTACTTTCTAAATGCGGAAGCCCAGTTGTAGCTCAAGT AATGCCAGATAAATATGCAAACGTGAACATTCCAACACGAAATGGTGTATTTTCTTTACGTCCAAAAAAGTTAGAGGACCTAAAATCAGACATAATTGATGGAATCGATCAAGATACATTGAATCAAATAAAAACTTTGCACGATAATCTTAATTTGATCATGAAATTAGCAGATAGCAACTGTGCATCAAAATAG